In the bacterium SCSIO 12741 genome, TATAGAGTTCTATTTTGTAATGAAATTTTTTGTTTCTTCAACTGCTTTATCCATCGCATTTTCATCAAGTTTAGTTCCAAAGTCGTAATCCTTAATATTTGGATCTTTTAGTCGTTCGTAGGTAGATAAATTAAAACTCTTAATTGAATTATGATTGTAATGTATCAAGTGAGAATTTGTTCTGTAATGAATACCACGAGCTACGTCAATATCTCCGGGTGAGAATTGGAATTGTAGTCCTTCAAAATGACTATGGATCATGGAATACCTTTTCCAATCCCCGCCAAAAGGTCTTACCCAAATAATATTTGCTACGTTTTTTTGCCAATGTTGGGCCATAAGTTGACCTTGATCATTTCGTAAAACTGATCCGTCCGGATCTACTTCCCCTCCTCCATGCAATTCATACCTATGTTTGCCTTCTACAGTTGTTCCAGGCATAAGTACTGTAAATTCGTCACCATTTTCATCTACAAGGGTACCTGAATAAATCACCATAGCATACTCACGGTCTTTACTCTTTGGTTGATACTCAACACTCCAATCTCTGAGAATATCCATCTCCTCACTTGGTAAGTATGCTCTTGTACTTCCATCAAGAAATTTGGTATTCAAAGCTGAGTATTTAATTTCCGCAGTTTTATTAGCAAGTTCACCGTTTCCTAATACGCTCATCGCCGATATCATTAAGGACCTATCAGTGATAATTCTAATATCAGTAGATGTTCCAAATTGCCCTAAATACTTGCCATTGGCAGCATAATATTTCTCTAACCCTTCCAATTCAATAAACGCAATTACACTATTCTCTGCAAAAGCAAATGGCGAGTTATGCGGATACTTAGGCGCCAAAGGATCCAAACTCAAAAACCGCCCAATATGCGGATCATGCATCCGATACTTAAACGCAACCATATCCCCGCCCCCATTAGAAGCAATGGGCACGGTACTTCCATCAGTAATCCGAATATTATCCATATAAAACTCAATTGGAGCTGGATAAGGATTCGAGGAGATCGAAGTCACATAAAAGCGGATATAATCCTTGGTGGGTGTAAAAGCCTTGGTGATCGTTTTGATCTCTGGGTCGTAGGAAATATAACGAGCTGAGTAATCCAGTTCAGTCCAGGATCCACCTGCATCGCGATGTTCGATGATAATGTGGCAAGAGTAATTGTTATTGGCATCGTTAGGGGTTACTCGTTCTACGTTGTAAGTAACCGTATGAGGGACTCCTTTGTTAGTGATCGCTATTTCCTTTGAATGACCACCTCCTGAATTCTGATCGTTTTGTAGACGTAGGCGTCCACCCTGGCCGATTAGATTCAAATCGCCCTGAGAGTTGTGCCAGGTTGTCCAGTTGGTTAACTGTTCTCGAACTGCAATTCCATAAAAAGTAGCCTTACATGGGTTACTGGAAGAGACATTGCCACCCGGAAGCAGGCGCATCCGCAATTTGGTCGATCCTGTAGCGCGCCACATGCCGGTACTATGGCGACCGGTTTGGTTTACCACCAAGACACCCAATTGATACCATTGGTTGTTTCCTGCATCCCAATAATCCCAGATAACTACAACTTCTGCTCCTGCATGACTGGCGGGTTTGTCCACATCAATTCCTAACCAATAGGATTTTCCGCTTTCCACATCAAATTCAACACTTTGTACGCCACACCAGGCATCTTCCGTATCGAGTACCAAGCCGCCTCCGGCTCCTAAACTCGCACAAGATCCATTGCCATGGTTGGACACCGTCCATTGACTTAAATCGTTAAAATCATCCTCAAAGACCAGGTCGTTGTCCATTACATCTACATAGAAGTAGTCCGGCACCTGAGAAGATGTCGCTCCGTTCTTCCATTCCCGATCATATTCCTGGCCCAGGAAGCCGTAACGATAGGCTCCGTGGTTGTAGGTTCGGCCGGGTTGTACCATGCCGAAGGGGTGATGGCTTACATGCTTTTTTGGGGGTAACTCCTGAAATTGTTATGAAGATTGGGGCCGCAATTCGATTAGTTATTACTCAATTTTAAACCCTTTCAGGATCGGCCCAGAAGTAGATTTTCAACACCGCTTTGAGGCATCGAAGACTTTTGGAGAAACAGATCGTTCTTCTATTCAATCGCTTCAAATGAGTCCTTAAGGTGAGATTCATTCTTTCAATGTGATTGATTCCTCGGTGTTTGATTCGGTGGATTTCTCTGGGAAGTAATGATTTGTAAATGTTCAAACCGTCAGTATCCACTCGTTTTGCCCGGGAAAACAACAAGGTATCAGTAATCAGCTTCAAGTTTCTTTTATTTCTCTTTCCAGCCATAAAATTGGCTACCTGGCCTGTTTCCGGATTTAGGGCATAGCCCACGTACATTTCGTTTCTTTTGAATTTGACATAGGTTTTCAATTCGTCTAATTCGTAATTCTGATTCATGCTTACCATTGGTTTCTCAACCTTAGCACCTATTTCAAGGATTCTTCGATTTACTGTATTGGTTGAAATTTCCAATAATCTGGCAATGTTTCTGATTCCCAATCCTTCTTTCAAAAATCGAACGATCTGTTGATTGATATTTCCGATTAGGGCTTTGTAGGTGTAACCGCTTTGTTTGGTTTTACCACAGGCTTTGCACAAGTAACGTTGTATTCCACTTCTCGTCTTACCATTCTTTACACATCGAGCTTGGCATTTCTGGCATTTCAAAATTTCATCAACACATCTGATACACATATTAGAGGAATCTTCATTTTAAGGGTGATTTAGCGGCCTAAAACTAAGAAAGACGATCAATTGACCGTCTCTCCATTTTCTTTATTCAAAATAATTATGCTGATTTCCAGCGTTTTATACTTTCATTTTTTGCTATCAATAAAAGTGATACACTACCGTATTGTTCATAAGGTGTGTGGGGAGCGCTGAGCCTAACCCGTCGACCCAATAATCGATAAAATGCTAAAAGCCAAAGTCAAAACAAGGAGGCTTAGAAACAACTGTTTGAAAAACTTTAACCTCCTTTTCTTTATGCGATTTGACCGAAAACGTGGTTCTTTACTAAAAGTACTTTCAATATCTGCCAAATCTTCATTAAATCTTACAACAAGTCTTCCACCATATAAAAGCCAAACAATGATTACAATACAAATTATTACGTTAATTACCATATTTAATTACTCAGTTTTCAATTCCTTTTCAGCTTCAAGTACAGATTCTAAAGCAACTTCTGCACCTTGTTTCGCCATTCGAAGTTTCTCAAGCACATCAGAAATCTCCTCAATTTCGTTTTTATTTAAATCATAATCCCTATTTAATCTACCCAATTCATTGACAGAATCCTGGATTTTTTCGGAAAGGTAATTGATACTTTTTCGAAGACCATTAACCATTGCACGATTGAACTCATCATTCTCAAAGCCTAAAATTAAACCCGCCAGATCCTTCCATGTAGTACCCCAAACCCAAGTATATGTTACCTCAAGAGCTCCACCAACTTCTTTACCTCCTCCAATAAATACCGTGCCTCCTAACTTTGAATTATCCTCATGAGAATCATGATGCTCTTCAATTCCCAGTATATGCTTCAAAGATTCTGTATCAAATGCACCATCAGCAGATCCACCAAGTCCACCACCAAAAATCCCACTAACCAAAGCCGATAGTCCCCAACCCTCGGTATCATAAATGGTATTTCCAGTAGGAAAAAAGGACACTCCTCCTCCAGCACTATATCCACCGATTAAACCACCACCGCCAGCAGGTGTTATAAAAACACCAACATTGCCTTGCATGTCAAAGACAAAACCAGCTGAGACCGAAATTGTAGCAAAGACGGAAAACCTTCCATCAGCATGAACTGAAATAACTTCTAATCCTTCCAACTCAACACCATCAATCACCCGATTTTCAGAAAATGCATAAGGAGAGTTATGAGGGTATTTAGGAGCCAACGGATCCAAACTTAGGAACCGCCCAATATGCGGATCATGTATCCGGTATTTATAACTCACCATATCCCCGCCCCCATTAGAAGCAATAGGAACAGTACTACCATCGGTTATCCGAATATTATCCATATAGAACTCAATTGGAGCGGGATAAGGATTCGAGGAGATCGAAGTCACATAAAAGCGGATATAATCCTTGGTGGGTGTAAAGGTTTTTGTGATCGTTTTGATCTCAGGGTCGTAGGAAATATAACGAGCTGAGTAATCCAACTCAGTCCAGGATCCACCTGCATCGCGATGTTCGATGATAATGTGGCAAGAGTAATTGTTGTTGGCATCGTTAGGGGTTACTCGTTCTACGTTGTAAGTAACCGTATGAGGGACTCCTTTGTTAGTGATCGCTATTTCCTTAGAATGACCACCTCCTGAATTCTGATCGTTTTGTAGACGTAGGCGTCCACCCTGACCTATTAGATTCAAATCGCCCTGAGAGTTGTGCCAGCTTGTCCAGTTGGTTAATTGTTCTCGAACTGCAATTCCATAAAAAGTAGCCTTACATGGGTTACTGGAAGAAACATTGCCACCCGGAAGCAGGCGCATCCGCAATTTGGTCGATCCTGTGGCCCGCCACATGCCGGTACTATGGCGACCGGTTTGGTTGATCACCAAGACACCCAATTGAGACCATTGGTTGTTTCCTGCATCCCAATAATCCCAGAAAACCACAACTTCTGCTCCAGCATGGCTGGCGGGTTTGTCCACATCAATTCCTAACCAATAGGATTTTCCGCTTTCCACATCAAATTCGACACTTTGTACGCCACACCAAGCATCTTCCGTATCGAGTACCAAGCCGCCTCCGGCTCCTAAACTCGCACAAGACCCATTGCCATGATTGGACACCGTCCATTGACTTAAATCGTTAAAATCATCCTCAAAGACCAGGTCGTTGTCCATCACATCCACATAGAAGTAGTCCGGCACCTGAGAAGATGTCGCCCCGTTCTTCCATTCCCGATCGTATTCCTGGCCCTGGAAGCCGTAACGATAGGCTCCGTGGTTGTAAGTTCGGCCGGGTTGTACCATGCCAAATGGGTAATAATCGTTGTAGGCTAATACTGCCGATCTCGAGCCACTGGAAGTGGCTTCCTGGGCTCTTAAATGAACAGAAGATACGGTATACTCGGTATAGGTATTGGCGGCTGATGTACCCATGAGGACCAAAGTAAGGTTTCCATCAACAACGTCAAAATCTAATTTTGTTGTGGTATGAGATTGTTGAGCATCCAGATAAATATTCGGTTGGTTCAAATCATCATATAGCACGGTGGAACCATCCTTTAATTGAAGATTTAAGTTTTGACAATTGCCCGCCGTGAGCATTCTAATATCCAACTGATATTTCTTTCCTGGAGTCACGGTCCAGTTCTTTTGGGTAGTCGCCGCTGTATTAGCCGTTAACTGATAAACCCTTAAACCAGCCCCTAAGTTGGTTACTGAGGTATTGTTAGTCCCGGTAAATCCATCTACCGAATTATTTTGAAAGGTGCTATTTTCTTCGGTCACCCAGGAAATACCAGATTCCTTGGCATCCGAGACCACTTCAACAACGTTCCCCAAATGATTGGAAAACTCGTATTGGTGGGTTCCCCATTTGTGTTTTTCATCCAAAATTCGACTTACCGAAAATGGCACTGTACCTCCACCCAAATCGAAGGTAAAGTTTACCGTGCCTGATTGTGGCACCTTAGATTCCAATTCCATTTCCCAATGGTTCGATTGAAATATCTTGTGAGCTCTCCAAACAGAAGATTGTGTATTGATTCGATTGACTAACTCATCAATCTGCTGCTCCCAGGTTAGAGTATGAAAAGCGGTCTCCAGTGTTTGAGTGATAATAGGGGCTCCATTGACGTTGACTACTACATAACGATTCAAGGAAATATTGGTAAAAGCCATGTTATCTGATGGTGGGCCCAAATGCTCCTGATAGCGAATATGAACAATTCTTGGATCGGGTTGGTTAAGCACTTCTGTTCCTGGTGTCACCTCCACAGATTTGTCCAAATTGGCTTCCCAATCTCCTTCAATCTCGGCCAATAGTTCTTGATTCTGCCCTACACCTATCCGTTTGGAGCCATAGAAATGGTGTTCGGTTAAATGCAGTTGCTTACTGTTGGTTTGGGTTACGGATAGATTTTCAAGTTGCAAAGGGCTACCGTTTCCGATTAAGGTAAACTCAACATCAATCAGCTCACTGGAAGTACCTGAGGCTGCCGAAATACGAACACAATTTCCTACAGCGGCAGCCGTGAAATTAGGCGAACCAGAATGTCCGTTAATTGCTGCTGCAATTTGAGCCGCTTTTGCCGACGCATTCCCAGTAAGAAATACGGGATTAGTAGCTACTAATGGAACCATGACAGATCCGTTGTTGTAGTTCACATCTACAGAGCTATGCGGATCCAAATGCGTTTCACACAACTCTATATAGCCCGTCCCTTCGGTCTCAAAATCAATGGAATAGGCAGCCAAAATATTTCCTTGAGGATCCCTTACATAGTACGTATCGTCCCAATAAGTCTGATCGCTTCCACCTGAAGATGATCGCGGTTTAATGCTCTTGTACCAACGATTACCCATCGGACCGTATTCAAAAGAAATATCATCCTTGGTCGAGCTACTCTCTCGATTTACGCGACGTACTTTTCCGGAAATGTTCCAGTCAATGGAGGAGATCTCTTGATTCTTATCACCAATTAATTGGCCCAGCTCGTTGTAGGTGTAATTATCGAAGGTTTGGGTACCAATATCCACATTCCAGGTCTGCCCTTTATCATCGGTAACATGATCTAACTT is a window encoding:
- a CDS encoding IS1 family transposase, giving the protein MCIRCVDEILKCQKCQARCVKNGKTRSGIQRYLCKACGKTKQSGYTYKALIGNINQQIVRFLKEGLGIRNIARLLEISTNTVNRRILEIGAKVEKPMVSMNQNYELDELKTYVKFKRNEMYVGYALNPETGQVANFMAGKRNKRNLKLITDTLLFSRAKRVDTDGLNIYKSLLPREIHRIKHRGINHIERMNLTLRTHLKRLNRRTICFSKSLRCLKAVLKIYFWADPERV